CAAGATATGATCGATACTATGTATGATGAGAATGGTATCGGTTTAGCCGCAACTCAGGTCGATGCGCATCTGCGCATTGTCGTTATTGATATTTCTGAAGACAGAGATACCGCTATGGTTTTTATTAATCCAGAACTTAGCGCGTTAAATGGCGAAACTAGCTACGAAGAAGGCTGTTTATCTGTCCCGCAGAATTACGCTCTGGTTGACCGTGCCGAAACAGTTACCGTTAAGGCCCAAGGCTTGGATGGTAATTGGTTTACTATTGATGCCGATGGCTTACTGGCTATTTGTTTGCAGCATGAGCTGGATCATTTAGTGGGTAAGTTGTTTATTGATTATTTATCGCCATTAAAACGCGACCGCATTCGAAAAAAATTAGAAAAAGAAGCCAAAATGGCGCAGCGCCACGCGCTGTAATCAGGAAATACTGTGAGTCAATCTTTGCGAATTATTTTTGCCGGTACACCGGATTTTGCTGCGCGTCATTTACAAGCGCTTATCGCTAGCCAATATCAAGTGATCGCGGTTTACTCTCAGCCTGATCGCCCAGCAGGACGAGGCCAACAACTGCAACCTAGTGCCGTAAAGCAACTCGCTCTAAAACATCAGTTACCAGTGTACCAACCTAAATCTCTGAAAACGGCCGAAGCGCAAGCTGAATTAGCAGCATTAAATGCCGATATTATGATCGTCGTCGCTTATGGCTTAATTTTGCCACAAGCGGTGTTAGATGCGCCTAAATTTGGCTGTTTAAACGTTCACGGCTCTATATTGCCGCGCTGGCGTGGTGCTGCTCCTATTCAACGAGCTATTTGGGCTGGTGATACTGAAACTGGCGTAACCATTATGCAAATGGACGCCGGCTTAGATACTGGTGATATGCTGGCCATTCGTCGCTGTCCGATAAATGTCGCTGATACTAGTGCCTCTTTATACAACACTCTTGCCGAGCTAGGTCCAGTTGCGCTACTTGAAACCTTAAATAATTTAGCTGACCAACAGCAGCATGCTGTGGTGCAAAGCAACGATTTAGCCACCTATGCCAATAAATTACATAAAGACGAAGCCGAACTCGATTTTAGTAAAACCGCACAGCAGTTAGATCGAGAAATTCGCGCTTTTAATCCTTGGCCTGTAAGTTATATAACCTTAGCCCAAGGCACGGTTAAAGTGTGGCAAGCTACAAGCGAAGCACTTGAAGTTAATGCCGTACCTGGTGAAATACTGTCTGCCGATAAGCACGGTATTCGTATTGCTTGTCAGCACAGCGTACTGAATATTAGCCAACTGCAACCCCCTGGTAAAAAAGCCATGGCAGTTGCCGATTTTTTAAATGGCCGAGCTGATTGGTTAGTCCCAAGCATGATAATCGAGTCTACTAGTTCTGAGAAATCGTTATGAGTCAAAATGTGCGCGTACTCGCCGCCAAATGTTGTTTCGACATTATCGATAGTGGCCAATCTATGTCTGATGCCCTACCTCATGCTCAAGCACAATTAGATAACGATTTAGATAAAGCATTACTGCAAGAAATTTGTTTTGGTGTGATGCGCTATTTACCGCAATTAGAATCCGCAACCAGCCAGTTAATGGCCAAGCCTTTAGTTAAACAGCTAAGGCCGCTGCAGTTTTTGTTGTATGTAGGTATTTACCAACTTAAATTTATGCGTATACCTGATCACGCTGCCATTAGTGAAACGGTTGAGGCAGCCCGCTCTTTAAAAGGCCAGTCTTTAACTAAATTAATTAATGCGGTACTGCGTAATGTACAACGTCATCCGGGCATTTTTGATTTCGAAGATGCGCCCGACCCAGTGCAGTTTAACCATCCCGGTTGGATTATTAGCCAATTACAACAAGCTTATCCAGAGCAGTGGCAAGATATTTTGCTGGCGAATCAACAAAAAGCCCCGCTTTGGTTACGAGTTAATAGTAATAAAATTACAGCTGAGGATTATAGCGCAGCGTTAACCGCAGCAGATATAGAGCATCAGCAACCCTTGGTGGCTATGCCGACAGCAATTAAGCTTAACCAAGCCCAAGATGTGACAAAGTTACCGGGTTATGTTGAAGGTTGGTTTTCAGTTCAAGATGGTGCAGCCCAATACGCCGCTACTTTATTAGACGTTAAAAATTGTCAGCATATATTAGATGCTTGCTGTGCACCTGGCGGCAAAACCTGCCATATTTTAGAACTGGCACCACAAGCTAAGGTAACTGCCTTAGATAAAGAGCCTAAGCGCTTAATTAGGGTCGAAGAAAACTTAGCTCGGCTTGGTTTAACCGCTACCGTAATAGCAGCAGATGCAGCGGAACCCGACACGTGGTGGCAAGGCCAATTATTTGATCGGATCTTATTAGATGTACCCTGCTCTGCCACCGGTGTTATTCGCCGCCACCCCGATATTCGTTGGTTACGTAAAAAAGCCGACATTCCGGTGTTAGTTGCAATACAACAGCAAATATTACAACAGTGTTGGCAGTTATTAGCGCCAGGTGGTAGCTTGCTCTATGCTACTTGTAGTGTGTTGCCTGCAGAAAATCAGCAACAAATCACTGCTTTTTTACAGCAGCATGCTGATGCTAGCTTACAGGTTATTCCTCATCAGCCCGACCCGACTACCGTAGGCTGGCAGATCCTACCTAATGAACAACAACTAGACGGTTTTTACTATGCACTGTTAGTTAAAAACGGCAAGGATTAGCAACAATCTATGAAGATTATTATTTTAGGTGCTGGTGAAGTTGGCGCAACCTTGGCCGAAAATTTGGTGGGTGAGCAAAACGATATTACCGTCGTTGATAGTAATGCAGATAAGTTACGCGCCTTGCAAGATCGCTATGACTTACAAGTGGTACATGGTCACGGCTCTCATCCCGACGTCTTAAAGCAAGCCGGCGCAGAAGATGCTGATATGCTAGTTGCTGTAACCAATAGCGATGAAGTCAACATTGTTGCTTGCCAAGTCGCCTATAGTATTTTTAATACGCCAGTCAAAATTGCCCGTATTCGTACTACCCAATACCTAAAATATCGTGATCAGTTATTTAATAAAGATGATATGCCTGTCGATCACTTTATCGCGCCTGAAGCATTAGTCACTAACTATATTCGCCGCTTAATCGATTATCCTGGAGCGCTACAAGTTGTTGAGTTTGCCGGCGGTAAAGTGAGTTTAGTGGCCGTTAAAGCTTACTATGGCGGCTTGCTCGTTGGTCATGCTTTATCTACGTTAAAAGAACATATGCCAAATATTGATGTTCGGGTCGCAACAATTTATCGTAACGGCAACGCTATAAGACCGCTTGGTACGACTATTATTGAAGCCGACGACGAAGTGTTCTTTATTGCTGCCACTAAGCATATTCGGGCCGTTATGAGTGAATTGCAAAAGCTAGAGCGCAATTATAGACGCATCATGATCGCTGGCGGCGGTAATATAGGTTTTGGTTTAGCGCGTGCTTTAGAAGATACCCACAGCGTTAAATTAATAGAGCGTAATAAAGAACGTGCCGAGTTTTTATCTAGTGCCTTAGACAGCACCCGAGTTTTTGTCGGCGATGCGTCTGATCCAGAATTGTTAGAAGAAGAAAACATTGAGCAAATAGACGTATTTATTGCGGTCACTAATGATGACGAAGCCAATATTATGTCCGCCATGTTAGCCAAGCGCATGGGGGCACAAAAAACCATGGTCTTAATTAAGCGCAGCGCCTATGTCGACTTACTGCAAGGTGGCGAAGTTGATATTGCCGTGTCGCCACAACAAGCCACCATTTCAGCCTTACTGACCCATATTCGTCGCGGTGATATTGTTAACGTATATTCTCTGCGCCGCGGTGCAGCTGAAGCGATTGAAGCTATTGCCCATGGTGATAGCAGCAGTAGCAAAGTTATTGGTAAAGCCATTGGTAAATTAAAATTACCCCCGGGCACCACCATAGGCGCAATAGTACGCGGCGAAGAAGTATTAATAGCCAAAAATAGTACCGTGATTGAAACAAACGACCATGTCATTCTATTTATGGTGGATAAAAAACATATCAGCGAAGTTGAAAAGCTATTCCAAGTTAGCGCAATTTTTATTTAATCCTGCCAAAAGGTTGGAGTAAATAAAACTAACAAGGTAAATATTTCTAAACGGCCAAACACCATGGCCGTGATTAACAACCACTTACTAATATCTGGGATAGCACCATAATGGGCAGCCACTTCGCCCAAGCCGGGTCCCAGATTATTTAAGCACGCCGCAGTCGCAGTAAAAGCCGTCACACTATCTAGCCCTGTCGCCATTAACAACAACATAATAACCACAAACACTAAGGCATAAGCAGCGAAAAAGCCCCAAATCGCTTCAACAACTCTATCCGGTACCGCACGACGGCCCAGCTTAATGGCATATACCGCGCGGGGGTGAATTAACCGGTTTAGCTCACGCTTACCTTGTAAAAATAACAACACCACTCGCACCACTTTTAAGCCACCGCCGGTCGAACCAGCACAACCACCGACAAAACTAAAAAAGATTAGTAATATAGGTAAAAACAATGGCCAAATCGCGAAGCTAACCGTAGAGAATCCCGCGGTAGTAGCAATGGACACCGCTTGAAAACTACCATGATTTAGCGCATCGGCTGCAGAGTCATAAGTATTGGTTTTTAATAACACCACAAAGCAAACGAAAACTAGCGCGGCTTGTAAAAATATAAACGCTTTAAATTCAGGATCACGAAAATAGACACTGACACTTTTACCACGCATGGCAGCAAAGTGTAATGGAAAATTAACCGCACTAATTAATAAGAAAATAACGCAAATAGCATTAATTACCGGGCTTTGAAAATGCCCCATGCTGGCATCATAAGTTGAAAACCCGCCGATGGCTATGGTCGCGAATGCATGACAAATGGCGTCAAAGACATCCATTCCTGCAGCATAAAACGCCAAAGAACAAGCAA
The sequence above is drawn from the Rheinheimera salexigens genome and encodes:
- the def gene encoding peptide deformylase, encoding MAVLNVLHYPDERLRTIAKPVTEITSEIKQLVQDMIDTMYDENGIGLAATQVDAHLRIVVIDISEDRDTAMVFINPELSALNGETSYEEGCLSVPQNYALVDRAETVTVKAQGLDGNWFTIDADGLLAICLQHELDHLVGKLFIDYLSPLKRDRIRKKLEKEAKMAQRHAL
- the fmt gene encoding methionyl-tRNA formyltransferase produces the protein MSQSLRIIFAGTPDFAARHLQALIASQYQVIAVYSQPDRPAGRGQQLQPSAVKQLALKHQLPVYQPKSLKTAEAQAELAALNADIMIVVAYGLILPQAVLDAPKFGCLNVHGSILPRWRGAAPIQRAIWAGDTETGVTIMQMDAGLDTGDMLAIRRCPINVADTSASLYNTLAELGPVALLETLNNLADQQQHAVVQSNDLATYANKLHKDEAELDFSKTAQQLDREIRAFNPWPVSYITLAQGTVKVWQATSEALEVNAVPGEILSADKHGIRIACQHSVLNISQLQPPGKKAMAVADFLNGRADWLVPSMIIESTSSEKSL
- the rsmB gene encoding 16S rRNA (cytosine(967)-C(5))-methyltransferase RsmB, with product MSQNVRVLAAKCCFDIIDSGQSMSDALPHAQAQLDNDLDKALLQEICFGVMRYLPQLESATSQLMAKPLVKQLRPLQFLLYVGIYQLKFMRIPDHAAISETVEAARSLKGQSLTKLINAVLRNVQRHPGIFDFEDAPDPVQFNHPGWIISQLQQAYPEQWQDILLANQQKAPLWLRVNSNKITAEDYSAALTAADIEHQQPLVAMPTAIKLNQAQDVTKLPGYVEGWFSVQDGAAQYAATLLDVKNCQHILDACCAPGGKTCHILELAPQAKVTALDKEPKRLIRVEENLARLGLTATVIAADAAEPDTWWQGQLFDRILLDVPCSATGVIRRHPDIRWLRKKADIPVLVAIQQQILQQCWQLLAPGGSLLYATCSVLPAENQQQITAFLQQHADASLQVIPHQPDPTTVGWQILPNEQQLDGFYYALLVKNGKD
- the trkA gene encoding Trk system potassium transporter TrkA, which gives rise to MKIIILGAGEVGATLAENLVGEQNDITVVDSNADKLRALQDRYDLQVVHGHGSHPDVLKQAGAEDADMLVAVTNSDEVNIVACQVAYSIFNTPVKIARIRTTQYLKYRDQLFNKDDMPVDHFIAPEALVTNYIRRLIDYPGALQVVEFAGGKVSLVAVKAYYGGLLVGHALSTLKEHMPNIDVRVATIYRNGNAIRPLGTTIIEADDEVFFIAATKHIRAVMSELQKLERNYRRIMIAGGGNIGFGLARALEDTHSVKLIERNKERAEFLSSALDSTRVFVGDASDPELLEEENIEQIDVFIAVTNDDEANIMSAMLAKRMGAQKTMVLIKRSAYVDLLQGGEVDIAVSPQQATISALLTHIRRGDIVNVYSLRRGAAEAIEAIAHGDSSSSKVIGKAIGKLKLPPGTTIGAIVRGEEVLIAKNSTVIETNDHVILFMVDKKHISEVEKLFQVSAIFI
- a CDS encoding TrkH family potassium uptake protein, translating into MQYRSIIRILGLLIAMFSITMIPPAFVALGYNDGAGVPFLLSFLLCLFIGFMIWYPHRKHRAELKVRDGFLIVALFWVVLGAVGAIPFMLASNPSLSLASAMFEAFSGLTTTGATVLTGIEFLPKAILYYRAQLQWLGGMGIIVLAVAILPMLGVGGMQLYRAETPGPVKDNKMTPRIADTAKHLWYIYLALTIACSLAFYAAGMDVFDAICHAFATIAIGGFSTYDASMGHFQSPVINAICVIFLLISAVNFPLHFAAMRGKSVSVYFRDPEFKAFIFLQAALVFVCFVVLLKTNTYDSAADALNHGSFQAVSIATTAGFSTVSFAIWPLFLPILLIFFSFVGGCAGSTGGGLKVVRVVLLFLQGKRELNRLIHPRAVYAIKLGRRAVPDRVVEAIWGFFAAYALVFVVIMLLLMATGLDSVTAFTATAACLNNLGPGLGEVAAHYGAIPDISKWLLITAMVFGRLEIFTLLVLFTPTFWQD